A genomic window from Elaeis guineensis isolate ETL-2024a chromosome 3, EG11, whole genome shotgun sequence includes:
- the LOC105041890 gene encoding CASP-like protein 2B1, whose translation MSKFDGVCPWNVPVHHRNGRWNALEGRLRVGEVALRCVVCGLAVLVAALVGTDTQVKKIVFVERKAKFTDMKASVFLVIFNGIAACYSLIQGLRCVVTLIRGNVLLNKPVAWLIFSCDQVMAYVSVAAVAATTQSGLLAEFGQPELQWMKLCDMYRGFCIKAGCGLMIAFVVTCCILILSCISAFNLFRLYGNNKR comes from the exons ATGAGCAAATTTGATGGTGTTTGTCCATGGAATGTGCCTGTGCACCATCGCAATGGCAGATGGAATGCATTGGAGGGGAGGCTGAGGGTGGGAGAGGTGGCTTTGAGGTGTGTCGTATGTGGGCTTGCAGTGCTTGTGGCTGCCCTTGTGGGGACTGacacacaggtcaagaagatcgTCTTTGTGGAAAGGAAGGCCAAGTTCACAGACATGAAGGCTTCAGT GTTTCTGGTGATATTTAATGGGATAGCTGCATGTTATAGTCTTATACAAGGCCTACGATGTGTGGTTACCTTAATCAGGGGGAATGTTCTGTTAAACAAGCCCGTAGCTTGGCTTATTTTCTCATGTGATCAG GTAATGGCATACGTATCAGTAGCTGCAGTGGCAGCAACCACACAATCAGGATTGCTTGCGGAATTTGGCCAACCAGAGCTTCAATGGATGAAACTATGTGATATGTATAGGGGATTCTGTATCAAGGCTGGATGTGGTTTAATGATTGCTTTTGTGGTCACCTGTTGTATTCTCATACTTTCCTGTATCTCTGCATTTAACCTTTTCCGACTGTATGGGAATAACAAAAGATGA